One window from the genome of Leptolyngbya sp. 'hensonii' encodes:
- a CDS encoding ABC transporter permease has product MSPRSTSEAGLGLTSAPLQNFAQETGALTRRLFIQLQRRPSTLIAGIVQPLMWLVLFGALFQNVPQGLFGNNLSYGQFLTAGIIVFTAFGGALNAGLPVMFDREFGFLNRLLVAPLASRFSIVTASAIFITTLSLLQAAAIVVAAAFLGAGLPGTIGLGLMALVVFLLVVGVTALSLGLAFALPGHIELIAVIFVTNLPLLFASTALAPLSFMPGWLQLVASLNPLSYAIELIRYLYLHPNWSMSSVILQAPWGTVTFGAALLVLAGFDLVALLSIQPLLRRTLA; this is encoded by the coding sequence TTGAGCCCAAGATCGACTTCAGAGGCTGGTCTTGGCCTAACTTCTGCTCCACTGCAGAATTTTGCCCAGGAAACGGGAGCCCTGACTCGTCGCCTATTTATTCAATTGCAGCGTCGCCCTTCGACCCTGATTGCTGGGATTGTTCAGCCCCTGATGTGGCTTGTTCTGTTTGGGGCTCTGTTCCAAAATGTTCCCCAGGGGTTATTTGGCAATAACCTCAGCTACGGCCAGTTTTTGACTGCTGGCATTATTGTGTTTACTGCTTTTGGGGGGGCGTTGAATGCGGGCCTGCCCGTGATGTTCGATCGGGAGTTTGGCTTCCTGAACCGCCTGCTGGTGGCTCCCTTGGCCTCCCGCTTCTCGATCGTCACGGCATCAGCCATTTTCATTACGACCCTCAGCTTGTTACAGGCCGCAGCGATTGTGGTGGCAGCAGCTTTTTTGGGGGCTGGCCTACCAGGGACGATCGGATTGGGTCTGATGGCCCTGGTGGTGTTTCTCCTGGTCGTTGGAGTAACCGCCTTGAGTCTAGGATTAGCTTTTGCCCTGCCGGGGCACATTGAGCTGATCGCTGTCATTTTTGTAACGAATTTGCCCTTGTTGTTCGCCAGCACTGCTCTGGCCCCCCTTTCCTTCATGCCGGGGTGGCTGCAGCTTGTCGCATCCCTGAATCCTCTCAGTTATGCGATCGAGCTAATTCGCTACCTTTATTTGCATCCAAATTGGAGTATGAGCAGTGTGATTCTGCAAGCCCCCTGGGGAACCGTGACTTTTGGCGCGGCCTTACTGGTGCTGGCAGGCTTTGATCTGGTTGCCTTGCTCAGTATTCAACCGCTCCTACGCCGCACCCTGGCCTGA
- a CDS encoding ABC transporter ATP-binding protein produces MAPAVLIQQLKKRYGTVDAIRDISIQVEPGEIYGILGPNGAGKTTTLRCLCTLTTPDSGRLEVTGVSVLEDPRAARRHLGYVAQEVALDKVLTGRELLQLQAALYHLPSTFARQRIQVMIELLGLEDWADKKTGTYSGGLRKRLDLAAGLLHQPDVLVLDEPTVGLDIESRFIMWEFLRQLQASGTTVLLTSHYLEEIDMLADRVAIIDQGTVIAAGTPSELKDRVGGDRITLRLREFSPLEEAEQARLLLASLSGVQDVIINSAQGNSLNLVVSSPDALSTVQQALREADLPTFGIAQARPSLDDVYLAATGRTLLDAELAAASNRDPKAERKQNMR; encoded by the coding sequence ATGGCTCCGGCGGTTTTGATTCAGCAGCTTAAAAAGCGCTACGGTACAGTGGATGCCATTCGGGACATCTCCATTCAGGTGGAACCTGGAGAAATCTATGGGATTCTGGGTCCGAATGGAGCGGGGAAGACCACGACCCTGCGTTGTCTCTGTACCCTGACTACGCCTGATAGTGGCCGCCTTGAAGTTACCGGCGTTTCCGTGCTGGAAGATCCTCGGGCGGCCCGTCGCCATCTGGGCTATGTGGCCCAGGAAGTTGCCCTGGACAAGGTTTTGACAGGGCGCGAGCTCTTGCAACTCCAGGCCGCTCTATATCACCTGCCTTCAACCTTTGCTCGTCAGAGGATTCAGGTCATGATTGAATTACTGGGCCTGGAGGATTGGGCTGACAAAAAAACAGGGACTTACTCGGGAGGCTTGCGGAAGCGGCTCGACCTTGCTGCTGGCCTGTTACACCAACCGGATGTGCTGGTTTTGGATGAGCCTACCGTTGGACTGGACATCGAAAGTCGGTTCATCATGTGGGAGTTTCTGCGCCAGCTCCAAGCCAGCGGGACCACTGTGCTATTGACCAGCCATTATCTGGAAGAAATCGATATGCTGGCCGATCGGGTGGCCATTATCGATCAAGGTACGGTCATTGCGGCTGGGACACCGTCTGAATTGAAGGACCGGGTTGGGGGCGATCGCATCACCCTGCGGCTACGGGAATTCTCTCCTCTGGAGGAAGCTGAGCAGGCCAGACTGTTGTTAGCGTCCTTGTCAGGGGTACAGGATGTGATTATCAACAGTGCTCAGGGAAATTCCCTGAATCTGGTCGTCAGTTCTCCCGATGCTTTGTCCACCGTGCAGCAGGCTCTCCGCGAGGCTGATCTGCCAACCTTTGGGATTGCCCAAGCCCGCCCAAGCCTGGATGACGTTTATCTGGCAGCGACCGGGCGCACCCTCCTGGATGCGGAATTGGCGGCTGCGAGTAATCGTGATCCCAAAGCAGAACGTAAGCAAAATATGCGTTGA
- a CDS encoding heme o synthase, which produces MQETIWSPTIRHHQNIWQVIRSYYQLTKPRIIVLLLITTAAGMWIAAEGRVKPELLLVTLLGGTLAAASANAINCLYDRDIDYLMERTRHRPLPSGRIHPRDGLLFALTLAILSFGLLTLYANLLSACLAMTGIVVYVAVYTHWLKRHSTQNIVIGGAAGAIPPLVGWAAVTGDLSWAAWVLFAIVFVWTPPHFWALAMMIRQDYAKVGVPMLPVVVGEVETVRQIWIYTLLLIPVTLLLVYPLQVVGPIYLGFALVLGWIFVQKAWSLLHQPTDLQLARSLFKYSIFYLMLLCGGMVLDSLPVMHGLTAAIAENLQTLVGAIPIMQEYIR; this is translated from the coding sequence ATGCAAGAAACGATATGGAGTCCAACAATTCGGCACCATCAGAATATCTGGCAGGTGATCCGGAGTTACTATCAATTGACCAAACCCCGAATCATTGTGCTCCTTCTGATTACCACTGCTGCTGGGATGTGGATTGCTGCGGAGGGACGGGTTAAACCCGAACTACTGCTTGTGACTTTGTTGGGGGGGACGCTGGCCGCAGCCTCTGCCAATGCGATTAACTGTCTTTACGATCGAGACATTGATTACTTGATGGAACGGACCCGCCACCGCCCACTCCCATCCGGACGAATTCACCCTCGGGATGGCCTGCTGTTTGCCCTGACCCTTGCTATCCTGTCTTTCGGTTTACTGACCCTCTATGCGAACCTCTTGAGCGCCTGTCTGGCCATGACAGGCATTGTGGTGTATGTAGCGGTTTACACCCACTGGCTCAAACGGCACAGCACCCAAAATATTGTCATTGGTGGGGCAGCTGGAGCCATTCCACCGCTGGTCGGTTGGGCTGCTGTGACGGGTGATTTGAGCTGGGCAGCCTGGGTTCTGTTTGCGATCGTCTTTGTCTGGACGCCCCCTCACTTCTGGGCCTTGGCCATGATGATTCGCCAGGACTATGCCAAGGTGGGCGTTCCCATGCTGCCAGTGGTAGTAGGTGAGGTCGAAACAGTGCGGCAGATCTGGATTTATACCCTGCTTTTGATCCCAGTCACCCTCTTGCTGGTCTATCCCCTGCAGGTGGTTGGGCCAATTTATCTGGGATTTGCCCTCGTTCTGGGGTGGATTTTTGTTCAGAAAGCCTGGTCCTTACTGCATCAGCCGACCGATCTGCAACTGGCCCGATCGCTGTTCAAATACTCCATTTTTTATCTGATGCTGCTCTGTGGGGGCATGGTGCTGGATAGCTTGCCGGTGATGCATGGGCTGACCGCAGCGATCGCTGAGAATCTTCAGACCCTGGTGGGGGCAATTCCCATCATGCAGGAGTACATCCGTTAA
- a CDS encoding heme A synthase codes for MANPVLQQKDGRALGEQSSPQDTIRRLVWQMAIATLLLMSIGSATRVMNAGLACPDWPLCYGVLIPAQQMNVQVFLEWFHRLDAAFLGLSAMALVGQSFWYRQHLPRWVLPTSVLALGLILCQGLLGGLTVTELLRFDIVTAHLGMALLFFTTLLVTGTLLLPHRGNGTVSPLTFWVSLTATVLIYLQSLLGALVGSRWALHQCFGYAQLCTVMNSHLIGVVPASLASLAVIFLAWRTPALHPRLRGLANLAGGLLLLQILLGVATFYLHLQVEPLTIAHQTVGAALLGTLIGFTVLARRDRTLAQLVMKSETGSELPSHQTQGI; via the coding sequence ATGGCTAATCCTGTCTTACAGCAGAAGGATGGACGAGCTCTTGGTGAGCAATCCTCTCCTCAAGACACCATTCGCCGTCTGGTCTGGCAAATGGCAATTGCGACCCTGCTGCTCATGTCGATCGGCAGTGCAACGCGAGTGATGAATGCTGGACTGGCCTGTCCGGACTGGCCCCTCTGCTATGGCGTCCTGATCCCGGCCCAGCAAATGAATGTTCAGGTATTTCTGGAATGGTTCCATCGTCTGGATGCTGCCTTTCTAGGGCTCTCGGCCATGGCCCTAGTCGGCCAGTCCTTCTGGTATCGGCAACATCTTCCCCGTTGGGTGCTTCCCACCAGTGTTCTGGCACTGGGCCTGATTTTGTGTCAGGGACTTCTGGGCGGGCTCACGGTCACGGAGTTACTCCGCTTTGACATTGTGACGGCTCATCTGGGTATGGCACTGCTGTTTTTTACAACCCTGCTGGTGACGGGGACCCTGTTGCTGCCCCACCGGGGTAACGGCACGGTCAGCCCCCTCACTTTCTGGGTCAGTTTGACCGCAACTGTACTGATTTATCTCCAGAGCCTGCTGGGAGCCCTCGTCGGATCTCGCTGGGCCTTACACCAGTGCTTTGGCTATGCCCAACTCTGTACGGTCATGAACAGCCACCTTATCGGTGTCGTGCCCGCCAGTCTTGCAAGCCTTGCGGTCATCTTCCTGGCCTGGCGTACCCCTGCTTTGCACCCCAGGTTACGGGGGTTGGCCAATTTAGCGGGTGGGTTACTCCTACTCCAAATTCTCCTGGGAGTAGCAACTTTCTATCTGCATCTTCAGGTAGAGCCATTGACGATCGCTCACCAAACGGTTGGTGCTGCTTTGCTAGGAACCCTGATTGGATTTACGGTGTTGGCCCGCCGCGATCGCACTTTGGCACAACTGGTGATGAAATCCGAAACAGGATCAGAGCTGCCGTCTCATCAGACGCAGGGGATTTAG
- a CDS encoding cytochrome c oxidase subunit II, producing MNIPSSIYTMLAGIALTLISIWLGQNHGLLPIAASEESHLIDGLFNAMMTISVGLFLIVQGVIIYAAIRFRRRQGDETDGAAFEGNIPLEILWTAIPAVIVLGISVYSFDIYNQIGGLNPMGHSVAHAQSSKQGTHFSGAAIAATLADATAGETVTTSAPPIGQAVEAEPGANQVSPVQSTSTPNQTSTETQKTASEFVVNVTGLQYAWIFTYPDSNVTTGELHLPIGRTIKLNISANDVIHAFWVPEFRLKQDAIPGQTTELQFTPDRIGQYPVICAELCGAYHGIMKTIAIVETPQEFEAWIASQQIASQPEGLQGAIAAATRSNSPAEFLAPFTQAMGIDADTLEQIPASLNHHHLHADL from the coding sequence GTGAACATTCCAAGTTCTATCTACACCATGCTGGCCGGTATTGCGCTTACCCTCATCAGCATCTGGCTTGGCCAAAATCATGGCCTTCTGCCGATCGCCGCTTCTGAGGAATCGCATCTGATTGACGGACTGTTCAATGCCATGATGACGATTTCAGTTGGCCTGTTCCTGATTGTTCAGGGCGTAATTATCTATGCGGCCATCCGATTTCGCCGTCGTCAGGGGGATGAAACAGACGGGGCTGCCTTTGAGGGAAATATCCCGCTGGAAATTCTCTGGACGGCCATTCCAGCAGTGATTGTCTTGGGGATCTCGGTCTACAGCTTTGATATCTACAATCAGATTGGTGGCTTGAATCCCATGGGCCATTCTGTTGCCCACGCTCAATCCAGCAAGCAAGGAACCCATTTCTCCGGTGCTGCGATCGCGGCGACTCTGGCGGATGCTACAGCAGGTGAGACGGTCACAACCAGTGCACCCCCGATCGGACAGGCTGTTGAGGCTGAGCCTGGTGCTAATCAGGTCTCCCCAGTTCAATCCACCAGTACTCCTAACCAGACCAGTACGGAAACTCAGAAGACTGCGTCAGAGTTTGTGGTAAATGTAACTGGCTTGCAGTATGCCTGGATCTTTACCTACCCGGATAGCAACGTGACCACGGGCGAATTGCACTTGCCCATAGGTCGAACGATCAAGCTCAATATTTCGGCTAATGATGTGATTCACGCTTTCTGGGTGCCGGAGTTTCGCCTGAAACAGGATGCTATTCCGGGGCAGACCACAGAGCTTCAGTTTACGCCTGACCGGATTGGTCAGTATCCTGTGATTTGTGCCGAACTGTGTGGGGCTTATCACGGGATTATGAAGACGATAGCGATCGTGGAAACCCCGCAGGAGTTTGAGGCTTGGATTGCCAGTCAGCAGATCGCCAGTCAACCTGAAGGGCTGCAGGGTGCGATCGCAGCCGCAACCCGGTCTAACTCACCCGCTGAGTTCCTGGCTCCCTTCACCCAGGCCATGGGGATTGATGCAGATACGTTAGAACAAATTCCGGCTTCGCTCAACCACCACCACCTTCATGCTGATTTATGA
- the ctaD gene encoding cytochrome c oxidase subunit I, which produces MTQAQIQPTADLSHSAESAKRTPWREYFGFSTDHKVIGIQYLVTTFVFYLVGGVLATAVRTELATPESDFVSPEIYNQLFTVHATVMIFLWIVPATTGGFGNFLVPLMIGARDMAFPRLNAIAFWIIPPAGILLLSSFFIGAPEAGWTSYPPLSVVGNKGGEAIWILSVLLLGTSSILAAVNFLVTIWKMRIPSMGFNQMPLFCWAMIATSFLALVATPVLAGALILLGFDLIVGTAFFNPTGGGNPVVYQHLFWFYSHPAVYIMILPVFGMISEILPVHARKPIFGYQAIAYSSLAISFLGLIVWAHHMFTSGTPGWLRMFFMFATMVIAVPTGIKVFSWLGTLWGGKIRLTSAMLFAMGFISMFVIGGISGVMVAAVPFDIHVHDTYFIVAHIHYVLFGGSVFGLYAAFYHWFPKMTGRMLNETWGKVHFALNLVGFNMAFLPMHKLGLEGMNRRIASYDPKYEALNLVCTIGTYILAVSTIPFMVNACWAWIAGPKASNNPWQGLTLEWMTSSPPPVENFEQDPVLATGPYDYGLVKSYESLDDIANQMAALREVRLTRSGRKRAVEPPNPDGPLSIMPPSSPDEG; this is translated from the coding sequence ATGACACAAGCTCAGATCCAACCCACTGCCGATCTGTCGCACTCTGCAGAGTCTGCTAAGCGGACTCCTTGGCGGGAGTATTTCGGCTTCAGCACCGATCACAAAGTCATCGGGATTCAATATCTGGTGACAACCTTCGTCTTTTACCTGGTTGGGGGCGTTCTGGCGACTGCCGTGCGCACTGAGCTGGCCACACCAGAGTCTGATTTTGTCAGCCCTGAAATCTATAACCAGTTGTTCACCGTCCATGCGACTGTGATGATCTTTTTATGGATTGTGCCTGCAACCACAGGTGGCTTTGGCAACTTTCTAGTGCCGTTGATGATTGGGGCCAGGGATATGGCCTTTCCCAGACTCAACGCGATCGCCTTCTGGATTATTCCGCCAGCGGGCATTCTTTTGTTGTCGAGTTTCTTCATCGGAGCACCTGAAGCTGGCTGGACCTCTTACCCACCACTCAGTGTCGTCGGGAATAAGGGGGGAGAAGCCATCTGGATTCTCAGTGTGCTGCTCTTGGGAACCTCTTCCATCCTGGCTGCCGTGAATTTTCTGGTCACCATCTGGAAAATGCGGATCCCCAGTATGGGGTTCAATCAAATGCCCCTGTTTTGCTGGGCCATGATTGCCACCTCTTTCCTGGCCTTAGTTGCCACTCCAGTTCTCGCTGGAGCCTTGATTCTGCTGGGCTTTGACCTAATCGTTGGGACTGCCTTTTTTAACCCGACTGGGGGTGGGAATCCAGTGGTCTACCAGCACCTGTTCTGGTTTTACTCCCACCCGGCGGTCTATATCATGATCCTGCCGGTTTTTGGCATGATTTCGGAAATTCTCCCTGTCCATGCCCGTAAGCCGATTTTTGGCTACCAGGCAATTGCATACTCCAGTCTGGCCATCAGCTTCCTGGGATTGATTGTGTGGGCCCACCACATGTTTACCAGTGGTACTCCCGGCTGGCTGCGGATGTTCTTCATGTTTGCCACCATGGTTATTGCCGTGCCGACGGGGATCAAGGTGTTTAGCTGGTTGGGCACCCTCTGGGGTGGAAAAATCCGACTAACTTCCGCCATGTTGTTCGCCATGGGTTTTATTTCCATGTTTGTGATTGGCGGGATCAGTGGCGTCATGGTGGCTGCAGTTCCCTTTGATATCCATGTGCATGATACTTACTTCATTGTGGCCCACATTCACTACGTTCTCTTTGGGGGCAGCGTGTTTGGCCTCTATGCAGCCTTTTATCACTGGTTTCCCAAGATGACGGGCCGGATGCTGAATGAAACCTGGGGGAAAGTTCATTTCGCCCTGAACCTGGTCGGGTTCAATATGGCCTTTCTGCCCATGCACAAACTGGGTCTGGAAGGGATGAACCGTCGGATTGCCTCCTACGACCCGAAATATGAGGCCCTGAACCTGGTCTGCACGATCGGCACCTATATTCTGGCCGTGTCCACGATTCCCTTTATGGTTAATGCTTGCTGGGCCTGGATTGCGGGTCCGAAAGCGAGTAATAATCCCTGGCAGGGGCTGACCCTGGAGTGGATGACCTCCTCCCCACCCCCGGTCGAAAATTTCGAGCAAGATCCGGTTCTGGCGACGGGTCCCTACGATTATGGGTTAGTGAAATCTTATGAATCCCTGGATGATATTGCGAATCAGATGGCGGCTCTACGGGAGGTTCGCCTGACTCGTAGCGGTCGCAAACGGGCAGTCGAACCACCTAATCCAGATGGCCCCCTGAGCATCATGCCCCCATCCAGTCCTGACGAGGGTTAG
- a CDS encoding heme-copper oxidase subunit III, whose protein sequence is MQSTIDSSKTDLNYHHDAGAGSHGVHHDYRIYGVMVFLLAESMIFLGLFSAYLVFRAVAPAWPPEGTPELELLLPGINTVILISSSFVIHNADTAIKKNDVAGLRRWFAITAVMGAVFLAGQLYEYFHLEFGLTANLFASTFYVLTGFHGLHVCFGLVLMLGVLWRSLKAGHYSSEHHFGVEAAELYWHFVDVVWIFLFLLLYIL, encoded by the coding sequence ATGCAAAGCACGATCGATTCGTCCAAGACCGATCTTAACTATCACCATGACGCGGGGGCAGGCAGCCATGGGGTTCATCATGATTACCGCATCTATGGCGTCATGGTCTTCCTGCTGGCAGAAAGTATGATCTTTCTGGGATTGTTTTCGGCTTATCTGGTGTTCCGGGCTGTAGCCCCCGCCTGGCCCCCTGAGGGCACGCCAGAACTGGAGTTACTGCTCCCCGGAATTAATACCGTGATTCTGATTTCCAGCAGCTTTGTGATTCACAATGCCGATACTGCCATCAAGAAAAATGATGTGGCTGGCCTACGGCGATGGTTTGCCATCACGGCAGTCATGGGCGCAGTATTCCTGGCGGGTCAGTTGTATGAGTATTTCCATCTAGAGTTTGGTCTCACAGCCAATTTATTTGCCAGCACCTTCTATGTGCTAACAGGGTTCCACGGTTTGCACGTCTGTTTTGGGTTGGTGCTCATGCTGGGGGTGCTGTGGCGATCGTTGAAGGCAGGCCATTATTCCAGTGAGCATCACTTTGGAGTAGAAGCAGCAGAACTCTACTGGCACTTTGTTGATGTCGTCTGGATTTTCCTGTTTTTATTGCTGTACATTCTTTGA
- a CDS encoding pentapeptide repeat-containing protein — protein MDVSRLLSQYATGQFNFEGAVLKQVNLVQVQLPFVILDEAILQKADLRRANLAGASLNRADLSLADLTNINLIGADLIRAKLARANLTRALLSGADLRGANLRKADLSHASLSSADLSGADFSGAILDHANFEGANLRGANFSNTDLDRVDVNPKDLEGAILSFTQNAQFFGFNHEDNQTNFLSASPFDESTGIVEVVTQGRSALETQDDLSSIRRSVARQPEEGEVHAFLEAGADEVPIAPVEKIPLGRPEQAPATAFVVYEDETGGQVNGHPSLARRYPDLPPNSDPEIRNTKVFQSIQSVLQRRVQFALQQTLLKAYNYRCAITGCNIRPLLEVTFISESADADFDDPLNGLILRVDIRNLFYLHLIAIEPENFRVLLDPSLKNSEYGPLENRSIFLPADKRNRPSRIFLAEHLSQCQWYSESLPSQVRGLEHLQNFCARMIFHSLKFVRQGVDKVAEKPVRFSTGMGVGILVLAGLFWLGSPQGIGRIWSGRPATDITVIQNTKADLIHLGYGPISYQNQGLILNNKSYLSWEMAEQLGLNLQQVPDIQKVRFQGQLYLKTDSLKKAGITFKWEREKRMIFLNSRFQLKVSKINLELNGRPYAQQGILVGQSGYLPVHLLKNLQIDQEKIPANSLIKFRNETFFKATVLKQFNVSLDWNLATRIMGLKTVANSK, from the coding sequence ATGGATGTTTCTAGGCTATTGAGTCAATATGCAACCGGACAATTCAACTTTGAAGGGGCGGTGCTGAAGCAAGTTAACCTCGTTCAGGTACAATTGCCTTTCGTGATTTTGGATGAGGCCATCCTCCAGAAAGCCGATCTCAGGCGGGCAAATCTGGCTGGAGCGAGTCTGAACCGGGCTGATCTCTCTCTTGCAGATTTGACGAATATTAATTTGATCGGTGCGGATCTGATTCGCGCTAAATTAGCCAGGGCCAATTTAACCAGGGCCTTGTTGAGTGGTGCAGATTTGAGAGGGGCGAATTTACGCAAGGCGGATTTGAGTCATGCCTCCCTCTCCAGTGCTGATCTCAGTGGCGCAGATTTTAGTGGTGCAATTTTAGACCATGCTAACTTTGAAGGGGCCAATCTCCGGGGGGCAAACTTTAGTAATACCGATCTGGACAGGGTTGACGTAAATCCCAAAGATTTAGAAGGGGCCATTTTATCCTTCACTCAGAATGCCCAATTCTTTGGGTTTAACCATGAGGACAATCAGACTAATTTCCTTTCAGCTTCCCCTTTCGATGAGAGCACTGGAATTGTTGAAGTGGTCACCCAGGGCCGGAGTGCTTTAGAGACTCAGGATGACCTTTCCAGTATCAGGAGGTCTGTAGCCCGGCAGCCGGAAGAGGGTGAGGTCCATGCTTTCCTAGAGGCAGGGGCGGATGAAGTTCCGATCGCACCCGTCGAGAAAATTCCTTTGGGTCGGCCTGAGCAGGCTCCAGCAACTGCTTTTGTCGTCTATGAAGATGAAACTGGGGGACAGGTCAACGGTCATCCCAGCTTAGCAAGACGTTATCCTGACCTGCCCCCCAATAGTGATCCGGAAATTCGCAACACCAAGGTTTTCCAATCCATTCAATCTGTTTTACAACGTCGGGTTCAATTTGCACTGCAGCAGACTCTGCTTAAGGCCTATAACTACCGTTGTGCCATCACGGGCTGTAATATTCGGCCTCTGCTGGAAGTGACGTTTATCTCGGAATCTGCCGATGCAGATTTTGATGACCCGTTGAATGGATTGATTTTGAGGGTGGATATCCGAAACCTGTTTTATTTACATCTGATAGCGATCGAGCCTGAGAATTTCAGAGTTTTGCTGGATCCGAGTCTGAAAAATTCAGAATATGGGCCGCTGGAAAACAGGAGTATATTTCTGCCTGCGGATAAGAGAAATCGCCCCAGTCGGATATTTTTAGCGGAACATTTGAGTCAATGTCAGTGGTATTCAGAGTCTTTACCCAGTCAAGTTAGAGGGTTAGAGCACTTGCAAAACTTTTGTGCCAGGATGATTTTTCACTCCCTAAAATTTGTCAGGCAGGGCGTCGATAAAGTGGCTGAAAAGCCGGTTCGATTTTCCACGGGCATGGGTGTTGGGATTTTGGTGCTGGCAGGGTTATTCTGGCTGGGTTCCCCCCAGGGAATTGGACGAATCTGGAGTGGCAGGCCAGCCACTGATATTACAGTGATCCAGAATACTAAGGCTGATCTGATTCATCTGGGCTATGGCCCCATCAGCTATCAAAATCAGGGCTTAATTCTTAATAATAAATCTTACCTTTCTTGGGAGATGGCTGAGCAGTTAGGATTAAATCTGCAGCAAGTTCCCGATATCCAGAAAGTCCGTTTTCAGGGTCAACTTTACCTAAAAACGGATAGCCTGAAAAAGGCGGGTATAACCTTTAAGTGGGAGCGAGAAAAACGAATGATATTCCTGAATTCTCGTTTTCAGCTTAAGGTGAGCAAAATTAATCTTGAGCTGAATGGAAGACCTTATGCTCAGCAGGGAATCCTAGTTGGTCAAAGTGGATACCTGCCTGTTCACCTATTAAAAAATCTGCAAATTGATCAGGAAAAAATTCCTGCTAATAGTTTGATTAAATTCAGGAATGAAACTTTCTTCAAAGCCACTGTTTTGAAACAATTTAATGTCTCCTTAGATTGGAATCTGGCCACTCGCATTATGGGTTTGAAAACCGTTGCCAACTCCAAATAA
- a CDS encoding STAS domain-containing protein: MIQIIEFDGRLTGSSGRKLLEVVGQSLGSGMTLILIDLELTSFADSSGLAGLVRSYKLAREAGAKIALCSPQIQVACLLELTFMKKTFDIFDDRQDFYNNWVKQLPKNAPVLPLNDFQVLRLKAN, encoded by the coding sequence ATGATTCAAATCATTGAATTCGATGGCAGATTGACCGGATCGAGTGGCAGAAAACTTTTGGAGGTTGTAGGTCAATCTCTGGGGTCCGGGATGACCCTGATCCTGATTGATTTGGAGTTGACTTCTTTTGCAGATAGTTCCGGACTGGCAGGCCTGGTCCGGAGCTATAAGTTAGCTCGCGAAGCAGGCGCTAAAATTGCCCTGTGTTCACCCCAGATTCAGGTTGCCTGTCTGCTGGAGTTAACCTTTATGAAAAAGACCTTTGATATCTTTGACGATCGCCAGGATTTTTACAACAACTGGGTCAAGCAATTGCCTAAAAATGCCCCGGTGCTTCCATTAAATGACTTTCAGGTATTACGACTCAAAGCCAATTAA